A window of the Aspergillus flavus chromosome 6, complete sequence genome harbors these coding sequences:
- a CDS encoding dehydrogenase with different specificitie (oxidoreductase, short-chain dehydrogenase/reductase family), translating to MPSSPKTILITGCSAHGIGAALAIKLAEQGHFIFATARTIRKIPESITSLANVHPLPLDVTDPTTISDAVCAVTERGHGLDILINNAGAGYTMPLLDADLDQAKQVYEANVWGLLRLVQACSDLLITSKGRIINMSSVGAVVNTPWIGVYSSSKAAVTQLSETLRLELAPWGVTVVCLMAGTITTAFHANEPEVVLLPTSRYAAIRQTISDWATGRAGPKGCSADEFAASTVDDVLGSTGGLVWKGPNSAAVQFVSRWCPTWLLDRIMSSGQGFNELSKSVTSAERHP from the exons ATGCCCTCTAGCCCTAAAACCATTTTAATTACCGGCTGCTCCGCCCACGGGATCGGAGCAGCCCTGGCCATCAAACTCGCCGAGCAGGGTCACTTTATCTTCGCCACGGCCCGAACGATCAGGAAAATTCCAGAGAGCATAACTTCCCTGGCGAATGTACATCCACTCCCGCTGGATGTTACAGACCCTACCACAATTTCCGACGCTGTGTGTGCGGTGACGGAGCGTGGCCATGGACTCGATATTCTAATCAACAATGCCGGGGCTGGGTATACCATGCCTCTACTGGATGCTGACCTGGATCAGGCGAAGCAAGTGTACGAGGCGAATGTGTGGGGTCTGTTACGGCTGGTTCAAGCATGCAGTGACCTGCTCATCACTTCCAAGGGACGCATCATTAATATGAGCAGCGTGGGGGCCGTTGTCAATACGCCCTGGATTG GCGTTTATTCTTCATCCAAGGCCGCGGTCACACAGCTGTCCGAGACTCTTCGCCTGGAACTGGCTCCCTGGGGAGTCACCGTGGTTTGCCTGATGGCGggcaccatcaccaccgcaTTTCATGCCAATGAGCCCGAGGTGGTCTTGCTGCCGACCTCGCGGTATGCAGCCATCCGACAGACCATCTCCGACTGGGCGACCGGACGAGCCGGGCCCAAAGGTTGCTCGGCCGATGAGTTCGCCGCCTCTACTGTCGACGATGTACTGGGCAGCACAGGCGGATTGGTGTGGAAGGGGCCCAATAGTGCTGCCGTTCAGTTCGTTTCTCGCTGGTGTCCCACCTGGCTTTTG GATCGCATTATGAGTAGTGGACAGGGGTTTAACGAGTTGTCAAAATCAGTGACAAGCGCTGAGAGACACCCGTGA
- a CDS encoding RmlC-like cupin domain-containing protein: MRLLNHLLPVVPLLQTASSSGPVAIIARPSPANETRVVLGDTFTGDAYIDASHADNETWIGNVLFTPSARTHWHTHEKGQLLRVIAGSGWVCNKGASPRHLRVGDTAWCPRGVTHWHGAEEGSFLVHEAIAYGATEWLGAVGNEEYGQAGCVDC; this comes from the coding sequence ATGAGATTACTCAATCATCTACTACCCGTCGTCCCCCTGCTTCAAACTGCGTCCTCCTCTGGACCTGTTGCTATAATCGCCCGCCCTTCCCCAGCAAACGAAACTAGGGTAGTTCTCGGTGATACCTTTACTGGAGATGCATATATCGATGCCAGCCACGCGGACAATGAGACCTGGATTGGCAACGTTTTGTTTACACCTTCCGCACGAACTCATTGGCACACTCATGAAAAAGGACAACTGCTACGCGTCATCGCTGGATCAGGATGGGTTTGCAATAAAGGGGCTAGTCCCCGACATTTAAGAGTTGGCGATACTGCTTGGTGTCCTCGGGGAGTTACTCACTGGCATGGAGCTGAGGAAGGAAGCTTTTTGGTTCATGAGGCTATTGCCTACGGAGCCACAGAATGGTTGGGCGCCGTGGGGAATGAGGAGTACGGTCAAGCAGGATGTGTTGACTGCTGA
- a CDS encoding pantothenate transporter, with the protein MNEKDNAAEEIEEAGSKPLQALGLVNGGDAESVQQWTNEEEKKLVRTIDWRVFPMLCTIFGLSLLDRTNISSAYIAGLGTDIQLSQGPRYNIALLVFFIGYGLFEIPSNLVIRRIGARAWLSFLIISWGACVLGMGFVRSWQSLTVCRALLGIFEAGLFPGAVFIIGSWYRQYETATRISLFYMAALIASGFGPILAYVFSLIRVGDGIYAQGWRWIFIVEGIATIVAGIAAAFFVVEFPDKARWLTARQKQIAIARLSVDKQEKEYKHPSFREAMVMIWDWKVIVYSIQYFIAASSVYSIAYFKTIILREGMGFSYALSQILSSPPYVFAVIMSLVMAWLSDKYKIRWAILVVQSLSAVVGLLITLYSGPPGVRYFGLFIAVFGTQANIPGTLSYGQSQIPTVEKRGVIAAAMISVGAAGGIAGSTIFRTQDAPRYLPGMWATIAMQMLYTVVTVIFSFYLKRQNRLVDENKRGDLEGVPGFRYAP; encoded by the exons ATGAACGAAAAAGATAATGCAGcagaggagatcgaggaggcTGGTTCTAAACCACTTCAGGCCTTAGGTTTGGTCAATGGCGGAGACGCTGAGAGCGTTCAACAGTGGACgaatgaggaggagaaaaagctgGT GCGAACCATTGACTGGCGCGTGTTCCCAATGCTATGCACCATCTTCGGGCTCTCCCTATTAGACCGCACAAACATATCGTCTGCATACATTGCCGGCCTCGGAACTGATATTCAACTTTCGCAAGG GCCACGATACAACATCGCCCTGCTTGTCTTTTTCATAG GATATGGCTTATTCGAAATCCCATCGAACCTCGTCATCCGCCGCATCGGTGCCAGAGCATGGCTAAGCTTCCTGATTATATCATGGGGCGCTTGCGTCCTCGGGATGGGCTTCGTTCGAAGCTGGCAGTCTCTAACCGTGTGTCGTGCGTTGCTCGGGATCTTCGAGGCTGGAC TCTTCCCCGGTGcagtcttcatcatcggatcGTGGTACCGACAGTATGAGACAGCTACTAGGATATCGCTTTTCTATATGGCGGCGCTGATTGCGTCTGGATTCGGGCCGATCCTCGCTTACGTATTTTCCTTGATTCGAGTAGGGGATGGAATATACGCCCAGGGCTGGCGGTGGATCTTTATCGTCGAGGGCATTGCGACCATTGTGGCTGGGATTGCTGCCGCGTTTTTTGTCGTGGAGT TTCCCGATAAAGCACGCTGGTTGACGGCCCGGCAGAAGCAGATTGCGATCGCTCGGCTATCCGTTGATAAACAGGAGAAAGAGTATAAACACCCTAGTTTTAGGGAGGCGATGGTGATGATCTGGGATTGGAAGGTTATCGTTTA TTCAATTCAGTACTTTATCGCCGCTTCAAGTGTCTATTCAATTGCCTACTTCAAGACCATCATTCTCCGAGAAGGGATGGGCTTCAGCTACGCTCTGTCCCAAATACTCTCCTCACCACCGTATGTATTCGCCGTAATAATGTCTCTGGTTATGGCCTGGCTGTCCGATAAGTATAAAATCCGCTGGGCTATTCTAGTGGTCCAATCGCTTTCCGCTGTCGTTGGGCTCCTCATCACACTTTACAGCGGACCACCAGGCGTTCGGTACTTTGGTCTATTCATCGCCGTGTTCGGGACACAGGCCAATATCCCTGGGACGCTGTCATATGGCCAAAGTCAGATTCCGACTGTGGAGAAACGTGGTGTTATCGCGGCAGCTATGATATCTGTGGGTGCTGCTGGGGGTATTGCGGGGTCCACGATTTTTAGGACGCAGGATGCGCCG AGGTACCTCCCTGGAATGTGGGCCACGATTGCGATGCAAATGCTGTATACCGTTGTGACGGTGATCTTTTCGTTTTACCTTAAGCGACAGAACCGCCTTGTGGACGAAAACAAGCGAGGTGACTTGGAGGGCGTGCCAGGGTTTCGATATGCTCCTTGA
- a CDS encoding putative sugar transporter, translated as MFGLPRFFGFRGRALNLAISSLGSLDFLLFGYDQGVTGGLLDLPSFIKYFPDINDKAEGIDQALKSQRSLNQGIAVASYNLGCFVGAILTIFIGNPLGRRKTIFIGCCTMATGALLQSTAFHLPHFIVGRIITGIGNGMNTSTVPTWQSESSKAHDRGKLVMIEGMLITGGITLSYWINYGFSFIPNSEVAWRFPLAFQILFAVVIFISIMNLPESPRWLVMQGRNDEALEILEYLNEKPRDDPYIINEFRSIQETVKEMSKGSYRSLFDMSEYREFHRVALAYVNQMFQQISGINLITYYAPSLYAEIGLGEGNLPKLLAACNGTEYLMAAFIPIFIIEKAGRRPLMLFGAAGMSISMAVLAGTNYRLTHLGDSQAGIGQAVFLFVFNTFFAIGWLGMTWLYPAEIVPLRIRAPTNALATSANWIFNFMVVMITPVSFTNIGYKTYVIFAVINAFMFPCVYFFFPETRYRSLEEMDNIFKKSTNVFNAVTISIKEPYRYDKHGQLKPEYLEEAIRRESVTAPAPVKPFESDDSTTEVKA; from the exons ATGTTTGGGTTACCAAGGTTCTTCGGATTTAGAGGCAGAGCCTTGAACTTAGCCATTAGCTCCCTGGGCAGTCTTGATTTCTT GCTTTTCGGATATGATCAGGGCGTCACCGGTGGTCTGCTGGACCTCCCGTCGTTCATCAAATACTTCCCCGATATCAATGACAAGGCTGAGGGCATCGACCAAGCTTTGAAATCGCAGCGCAGTTTGAACCAGGGTATTGCCGTCGCATCTTACAATTTGGGATGCTTTGTTGGCGCCATCTTGACTATCTTTATCGGAAATCCGCTCGGTCGACGAAAAACCATCTTTATCGGCTGTTGTACTATGGCGACTGGGGCTTTATTGCAATCAACCGCGTTTCATTTGCCACATTTTATTGTCGGTCGGATTATCACTGGTATCGGGAATGGTATGAACACAAGTACAGTGCCCACATGGCAGTCAGAGTCATCTAAAGCCCATGATCGTGGAAAATTGGTCATGATTGAAGGTATGCTTATCACGGGAGGCATTACACTCAGTTACTGGATCAATTACG GATTTTCGTTTATCCCCAACAGTGAGGTGGCATGGCGCTTTCCCCTAGCCTTTCAGATTCTCTTCGCCGTAGTCATTTTCATCTCAATTATGAATCTGCCCGAGTCTCCGCGATGGCTAGTGATGCAGGGCCGCAATGATGAGGCATTGGAGATTCTCGAATACCTTAATGAGAAACCGCGTGACGACCCCTATATTATCAATGAGTTTAGATCTATTCAGGAGACCGTTAAGGAAATGTCCAAGGGTTCTTACCGAAGTTTGTTTGATATGAGCGAGTACCGAGAATTCCATCGCGTCGCACTCGCCTATGTCAATCAGATGTTCCAGCAAATTTCCGGAATTAATCTCATCACGTACTAT GCTCCCTCTCTGTACGCCGAAATCGGTCTGGGCGAAGGCAATCTGCCAAAGTTGTTAGCCGCCTGCAACGGCACCGAATACCTCATGGCTGCATTTATCCCGATTTTCATTATCGAAAAGGCTGGACGTCGGCCACTCATGCTCTTTGGG GCCGCGGGCATGTCTATCTCCATGGCTGTCCTGGCGGGAACCAACTATCGGTTGACGCATCTCGGTGATAGCCAGGCCGGTATCGGACAGGCCGTgttcctcttcgtcttcaacaccttcttcgccatcgGTTGGCTTGGAATGACCTGGTTATACCCGGCGGAGATCGTCCCACTGCGAATTCGTGCACCAACTAATGCACTGGCAACCAG CGCAAACTggatcttcaacttcatggTCGTGATGATTACTCCGGTCTCATTCACCAATATCGGTTACAAGACCTATGTCATCTTCGCTGTCAT AAACGCATTTATGTTCCCCTGCGtgtatttcttcttcccgGAAACCCGCTACCGTTCcctggaagagatggacaACATCTTCAAGAAGTCCACGAACGTTTTCAACGCGGTGACCATCTCAATCAAAGAACCTTACCGCTACGACAAACACGGCCAGCTGAAGCCGGAGTACCTCGAGGAGGCCATCCGTCGCGAGAGCGTTACGGCCCCGGCCCCCGTCAAGCCCTTTGAGAGCGACGACAGTACCACTGAAGTCAAGGCTTga